One window of Oncorhynchus kisutch isolate 150728-3 linkage group LG25, Okis_V2, whole genome shotgun sequence genomic DNA carries:
- the zc3h6 gene encoding zinc finger CCCH domain-containing protein 6, which yields MASVSLVSSPPTPVVVLDKNMTDSELAEEEREDGELEDGEIDDEGIGIEEESKEEVKEVNEEKEEKVKENEKEKEKDIEKEDKTHRHSRKRYKKTREKRRSKRRRRDSRKHHSPSSSSSSDSYESSLERPERDRPKNKKNQDRSHRGGDYDGQSAQHGCDPSSGGHGNPQRSERSAGRHRSGSGDYDKYSDYSEDKYDYEGEGGDYDEEEMWQGKDSISPSQGLGRGRGSKDQMKRGGMKGMQKQQQQQQFGGQRGRGRGGGVGGRGRGNMLNKNNKKQMQQMKGNKNWGRGRGRGGGAEQAGEGMKQEGGGKGPPGGFQKKRPIMTKEFINQHTVEHNGRYICKYFLEGRCIKGDQCKFEHELVTPDKKKELCKFYLQGYCSKGDNCIYMHSEYPCKFFHTGAKCYQGDNCKFSHDPLNDVTKDLLDKIINTEEEIAHEDEMELEDLRKQGIAPLPKPPPGVGLLPTPGPGGPGSGGPNPGPGPSSPQEGGSSGGNSGGKKIPSLFEIVVKPTVDLAQKIAQSGSNFNCQSGGQFQGDEFGGGGPDDNIQQSGPNGPPPVLPPGSPPGSMGGPSPPYPSHTGPPMQQQQNPPGQHPQHQPPHGFPMPPPPGPPPPFLGHRPNMNLNPNMNMNLQRPPPPFPPFPDPMQMLQNMNVPFQTMGAVGQNPAEFFNNFFRNQAQAMGQGDMGMPFSQNTSQQQGSADSQMLSQMQGLPPAVQKALLLHLQQQQGSEPQGFEEQGGKTPKDDSTNWYSSDDEDGNCVTAILKSLKKQNEKLQQGPQSIKHPSVPQLAPGDPRLQKERAPPSDPRMKAADPRQRPPDMRKEPDSSGGPRQARDPRKVRPLEPPNSFKPELHHHRQQQHHHNKAPAREEDEDGERELRERAALIPLDSCPGVMLRDPRCQLQQFSHIRVDVVLQRPAYASTVVWSAEDLIPSLVPKQEHSINLPLPPLIADAQMNRTNNRTRTLSPDHSTITTSTTPPHMDPRLVAARLKEGVLGVGVGLGRLPSRTLEPRGSTERLLDPRQHKALGVDPRIGRSGSVDTKLPILRETERGGGGGGGAGGDPRLQRSSASGTSSSKTTTLTFSAPAPAPSKSEAEKPEKLCPYAPGRLSSSGGGLESPTTSTLLGGISLYDPRNQAPQQGQRDETEPPRKTGILKLPAKRENNTNTKTPPSSSLSPTQRSGGSVSTQDVKGGTESAMDGSGSKSRPPPTLSSAPTVTMSGSEPPSSPVKSSAPAVHHLPIQALAGLIRPPYTDPRQVKQVEKEAKQQEEKELEEEKGEEEKVEEAKEKEETEDDRPLKDVFKTFDPTASPFSQ from the exons ATGGCTTCTGTGAGCCTGGTCTCCAGTCCCCCAACCCCCGTTGTTGTTCTTGACAAAAACATGACAGACTCTGAGCTTGCAGAGGAGGAAAG AGAGGATGGTGAATTGGAAGATGGAGAAATAGATGATGAAGGGATTGGGATTGAAGAGGAGAGCAAAGAAGAAGTCAAAGAAGTGAATGAAGAAAAGGAAGAGAAAGTAAAAGAAAACGAGAAAGAAAAGGAAAAAGACATAGAGAAAGAAGACAAGACACACAGGCACTCCAGAAAAAGATACAAAAAaacaagagagaagaggaggtcaAAGAGAAGGAGACGCGACAGTCGGAAA catCACTCCCCCTCTAGTAGCTCCAGTTCTGACAGCTATGAGTCTTCCctggagagaccagagagagacaggcccaAAAACAAGAAGAACCAAGACAGGTCACACCGTGGTGGTGACTATGATGGCCAGTCAGCTCAG CATGGGTGTGATCCATCAAGTGGTGGCCATGGCAACCCACAGAGGTCAGAGAGGTCAGCAGGTCGACACAGGAGTGGTAGTGGTGACTATGACAAGTACAGCGACTACAGCGAAGACAAGTATGACtatgagggagaggggggtgattatgatgaggaggagatgtgGCAGGGGAAAGACTCTATATCTCCTAGCCAAGGCCTGGGCAGGGGACGCGGTTCCAAGGACCAGATGAAGAGAGGTGGCATGAAGGGCAtgcagaaacaacaacaacagcagcagt TTGGTGGCCAGCGGGGGCGGGGCAGAGGAGGTGGAGTGGGAGGAAGGGGGCGGGGCAACATGCTCAACAAGAACAACAAGAAGCAGATGCAGCAGATGAAGGGCAACAAGAACTGGGGACGTGGCCGGGGGCGAGGAGGGGGGGCCGAGCAGGCCGGAGAGGGGATGAAGCAG GAGGGTGGTGGGAAGGGCCCTCCGGGTGGTTTTCAGAAGAAGCGTCCCATTATGACCAAGGAGTTCATTAACCAACACACGGTGGAACACAACGGGAGATACATCTGTAAATACTTCCTGGAGGGACGATGTATCAAG GGGGACCAGTGTAAGTTTGAACATGAGCTGGTTACTCCAGACAAgaagaaggagctgtgtaaatTCTACCTCCAAGGATACTGCAGTAAAGGAGACAACTGCATCTACATGCACA GTGAATATCCCTGTAAGTTTTTTCATACTGGAGCCAAGTGTTATCAGGGAGACAACTGTAAATTCTCGCATGATCCTTTGAATGATGTGACCAAAGACCTGCTTGATAAG ATAATCAACACAGAGGAGGAGATCGCCCATGAAGATGAGATGGAGTTGGAGGACCTGAGGAAACAGGGGATTGCTCCCCTGCCTAAACCCCCTCCTGGGGTGGGGCTGCTGCCCACACCGGGTCCTGGTGGTCCTGGGTCTGGAGGTCCTAACCCTGGTCCTGGACCCTCCAGCCCACAGGAGGGGGGAAGCAGTGGGGGGAACTCCGGGGGAAAGAAGATCCCCTCTCTGTTTGAGATTGTGGTGAAACCTACAGTGGACCTGGCTCAGAAGATTGCTCAAAG TGGATCCAACTTCAACTGTCAGTCTGGAGGCCAGTTTCAGGGTGATGAGTTTGGTGGAGGGGGTCCCGATGACAACATACAGCAGAGTGGACCCAATGGCccaccccctgtcctccctccggGGTCTCCCCCTGGCTCCATGGGGggtccctctcctccctatccaTCCCACACTGGGCCACCAATGCAGCAACAGCAGAACCCCCCTGGACAGCACCCCCAACACCAACCACCCCATGGGTTCCCCATgccaccacctccag GTCCGCCACCACCCTTCCTGGGTCACCGACCAAATATGAACTTGAACCCCAATATGAACATGAACCTCCAGAGGCCCCCTCCACCGTTCCCTCCATTCCCAGATCCCATGCAGATGCTTCAGAACATGAACGTGCCGTTCCAAACCATGGGAGCCGTGGGCCAAAACCCTGCAGAGTTCTTTAACAACTTCTTCAGGAACCAGGCTCAGGCCATGGGCCAAGGAG ACATGGGTATGCCTTTCAGTCAGAACACCTCGCAACAGCAGGGGAGCGCTGACTCCCAAATGCTGTCCCAGATGCAGGGCCTACCCCCTGCAGTACAGAAGGCCCTGCTCCTACACCTACAGCAGCAGCAAGGCAGTGAGCCACAAGGTTTTGAGGAACAAGGTGGCAAAACCCCTAAAG ATGACTCTACTAACTGGTATTCCAGTGATGACGAGGATGGGAACTGTGTCACGGCCATTCTTAAGTCTCTGAAGAAACAGAATGAGAAGCTCCAGCAGGGGCCACAGTCCATCAAACACCCCTCTGTTCCCCAGTTGGCCCCTGGAGACCCCAGGCTCCAGAAGGAGCGGGCCCCACCCAGCGACCCCCGTATGAAGGCAGCAGACCCCCGCCAGAGACCACCAGACATGAGGAAAGAGCCCGACTCCAGCGGGGGCCCCAGACAGGCCAGGGACCCCAGGAAG GTGAGGCCCCTGGAGCCACCCAACTCCTTCAAACCAGAGCTCCACCACCATCGCCAGCAGCAGCACCACCATAATAAGGCTCCAgccagagaggaggatgaggatggggagagggagctAAGAGAACGGGCTGCTCTCATCCCTTTGGATTCCTGCCCAG GGGTGATGCTCCGCGACCCACGCTGCCAGCTGCAGCAGTTCAGCCACATCCGTGTAGACGTTGTGTTACAGCGCCCGGCCTATGCCTCAACCGTGGTCTGGTCGGCTGAGGATCTCATCCCCTCACTGGTGCCCAAACAGGAGCACTCCATCAATCTACCTCTACCGCCCCTCATCGCTGACGCACAGATGAACCGAACCAACAATAGGACCAGGACTTTATCCCCTGACCACTCCACCATaaccacctccaccacccctccACACATGGACCCTCGCCTGGTCGCTGCCCGTCTGAAGGAGGGTGTGCTGGGTGTGGGGGTTGGACTAGGCAGGCTCCCCTCCAGGACACTGGAGCCCAGGGGGTCAACAGAGAGGTTGTTGGATCCCAGGCAACACAAGGCCCTGGGTGTGGACCCCCGGATAGGTCGGTCAGGTAGTGTGGACACTAAGCTCCCTATCctgagggagacggagagaggtggtgggggagGTGGGGGTGCTGGAGGAGACCCCAGGTTGCAGAGGAGCAGTGCTAGTGGAACCTCTTCCTCAAAAACCACTACGTTAACATTTTCAGCCCCGGCGCCAGCTCCATCTAAATCTGAGGCTGAGAAGCCAGAGAAGCTGTGTCCGTACGCCCCAGGGCGCCTGTCCTCCTCCGGTGGTGGGTTAGAGAGCCCCACCACCTCCACCCTGCTAGGGGGCATCAGCCTTTATGACCCCAGAAACCAGGCACCACAGCAGGGCCAGCGGGACGAGACAGAGCCCCCGAGGAAGACTGGGATCCTCAAACTACCAGCCAAGAGAGAAAACAACACTAACACTAAAACTCCACCATCATCCTCGCTCTCGCCAACCCAGCGATCTGGAGGGTCTGTATCCACACAGGATGTCAAGGGCGGTACCGAGAGCGCCATGGATGGGTCTGGGTCCAAAAGTCGTCCACCTCCtaccctctcctctgctcctacAGTGACAATGTCAGGGTCGGAGCCTCCCAGCTCCCCAGTCAAATCCTCCGCCCCCGCGGTCCACCACCTACCCATCCAGGCCCTCGCAGGCCTGATCAGGCCCCCCTACACAGACCCCAGACAGGTCAAACAGGTAGAGAAAGAGGCCAagcagcaggaggagaaggagctggaggaggagaagggagaagaggagaaggtggaggaagcaaaggagaaggaggagacagAAGACGATAGGCCGCTGAAAGACGTATTCAAGACCTTCGACCCCACTGCCTCCCCTTTCAGTCAGTAA